The segment ttaacatagcaatatataagaaaaattattaaaaatctttttctcaagaaccacaaAGCTATGTCCATGTCCATGTATTCTAAAATAATGTGGATTCTAATTcgttaaaattgtgaccccgTGACCATTACTGGGGCCCCCGAAGGGGTTTCAAGTTTAACGTAGAAATATTCTTCTAATCAACTACATTGCTACAAATTATAAGATTACTGTGCAAGCATTCTATGATAGCTTATAtgctaaattgttaaaatattgacCTCTGGACTGATCAGGTGCCCCTGGAGGGGTTCAaagataaaaattcaaatatatatgtatatcgatattttttaattttcttaaaaacgaTTACTATGCAAGAATTgtaagatagtgtagattttaaattgttactGTGACATCTGAACTAATACTGGGACCCTTAGATGGGTTTAAAGCTCAACTTGTGACATAGAAGTAAAGGAAATAGGGGAAATGACCAAACTCGTGACCATGTTTCTTAAATTTATTGTCAAATCTTGGAATATCATCACAAGTATTACAATAATTTCAAggattttcttctttaaaataatttgaagtaGAATGATACAACGTAATGTTGTTCAGTTGAGCGCTTAGTGGCATGGGCATCTTGTTCTTTTACTTACATATCTagattaatgttaaataattagatttatttttagaagTCTTCAACTTCCATAATTCCATGATACCCCCTTTCTTCCATTGCCCCTTCCTATTCGTGTTTACTCCAACTTGTCATTTCATGAACTGTAACAATGTCTCAATTTCATTCGATGCCTACTGTCATTTCTAATGttaaaggaaaatatgttatattgtattgAGCTTGACTAATTGATTGAACAGTGACAGGAAGTGCACATGcggtggagagagagagagagagagagagagagagagagagagagagagagagagatgatgatgatgatgatgattaagATTTGAAATGCGTGTGATTTGTgaaaagatattttgtgaagttatacattttttctctactcgtaaaaagatattttgtgaagCTATACATTCTCTCTCTAAAATTTCTTATTatcaagtaaatgatatacagCCTATTTCCCACAACACACAATTAAAGACCACGAGCGAAATAGATAAATTAACCTACCCTTTTCCATTCAGTCGAGTTTTAATTatgaatttgaatatttaaaaaaaattgtccatatgtatttacattttaaaaatagagaCTTGTTTGTTGTCCGGATATGTTATTAAATGAACAATTTTGACATAGcaaaaagaaagattttaaaaagaaagattttataATACTTGCTGTATGTATACCACTAAATGGATAGGGTAAAACTTAAATGAGAACAGGGTATAACGTTTTACATACTCGTAGAGTATTGTTAATCAACTTCATTCTAAGCTGAGTTTTAAGCCAAAATGGGAAAATTTTGTACATTATAAGTttgtaaaatgtgtataaaaagTATTCACTGTaactattttaatataaaatatttgatagagGACTAATATAGGCTATTTTTTGCCTGTTGTCCATATTCACttatatacttatatgtatattttataaatcatattcCTATAGATGCTCTCTCCCGTAGTTTAAGTTGACAAAAAGTCGCTTTTTAAACAAGATACATACAGtgcaatgtatttttaattttgttattgtagGATAATGTTTTAATGACGTAagacaaaatgtgtttaaataattgaagaagttaagatttaattaattaattatttactctTTATCCATGAACGGTGCAATAAGATGAAAGATTTCTAGAATTACAGCAAAATTTCACATAAAAtggtattaaaaaatataattaaatacataataaatgttttttactTATTAGTAGAGCGTTCTGAGTCACGAGGTTATTGTTCTACAATATAACTGCAGACCATTCTGTTGAGAAATGGGTGTAAATTGTTATGTcgagtttattaaataatatttaataaactttATTCCTCGAAACAAATGAATTAACTTACTCTTAATTAATTGGACAGATTTTTCGGTGATACGAAAGAAAATCCATTGAAATCATAATATTAGTTATACGACTAGATCAGTGTTAAATTACTGGCACAGGTAAAATTTATTTCACATATCGTAGAAGAATTAAGCAATTCAAAATAATACGAGCCAACTGCAGCTAAAAATAGTATAAATTACATCCTGGGTATTTTACTATCTGGATTTGCTAGTTGAAACTTCCTTTTTCGAGGTTTGAAGACTGTAATTGGACGAGGCAGTCATAACAAACACGCATAAGGGTATATATATAACAGCAGGTGTTATAAGATTTTAATGAACACAATTAGTAGAGACTCTACAGatactaaataaatattgaaaatattggaAAGGTAGCAGGCAAAATATcagcaaaaaaatttaatatgtcaTTGAAAAAGGTATGCATGTCTATTTAAAgtataatttcatttcaaagttaagtttttttttgttattaatttgacgacaatatttttaattcaaattttcttcatcttttttcaaaatagttttcgAGTTTGGGACATTACTTTTTTATCATTACAGATTTGTCCCATGCTTTTGCTGACTTTCTTTTGTTGTCAAGTTGAAAGTGGCAGGACAAATTGTCGCAATCCATCTTCCGTCCGTAAGCTTGCGCGCGGTCTGAGCCGATACAAACTAAAAGACTTGCCAGAAAGTTTTTATCTAATGGATAAACTGCGCAACAAAGTGACTGTTCCTCCTCAATACAAGGGCAGTGTATATGTCAACTTAGATAACGAGAACACGACGTGTCCAGCAACTCTGGAGAACAAATTACACGTGTGTCCCGGGTACAAGGTGATGGAGTATGATAGATTCAGGATCCCAAGCATGATGCTGCAGGTTCATTGTAAATGTAACGGTTGTCTTGGCTCCCCGGACAAAGCCTGTGTGCGTCTGTTTTACTATACCAGAGTGCTGAGGGTGACGGGGTGTAACAAAAAGGGAGTGTATGTGTACGACTACTTCTGGGAGAAGGTTTCCAATGGCTGTGTCTGCATCAAAAACGATAGGCAGACGATGCCCAGAGGTTAAGGTTCCAGTATTGTGTTCAATGAGTTTACCATTATTTATTGTGTTTCGTCTGCTTGAATGTGCTTTTTAAATGGATTTTTGAATGCAAACGTTTTGATGATGAGTGCGAATTATTATGTTGTCTCAAAATACTCTAGTCAATGTCCCAAATCACATTATCATGCATTAATTACCCAACTGTCGTTGGAACCATTGATACGTCACTGCCAGATTTAATCTAGAAGTACGATTCTCTATTGAGTGCAGCTCTGCGGGGGAGAACACACAGGAAGTGTATTAGAACACCGTACAATATCAGGTCAGAGGTAGAGGAAGTGATTGAATTCTTTCCTTGGTTGAACGCTCTTCCCTTTTTATGTGTTTGAACATGCATGTTTTTGTTTGCGAGTTTTACATATCTATACGTAACTTTTTAGTGGCGcggaaatttatttatttcatggaaAATATTTCTGTTATTCCGTCTCGCTCTGCGAATTGTCTTTCACTTTCAAGATCTAATCATTGACGTGTATACATACTTCTTTTTGTAattgtacatgcattttttagaatttttaaaataaaatctgtattttatatgtaataaatatattttgttattattattgttgTTACTGCACTTTATTGCGAATGTCTTGTCGAATATCGATTCTTGAGGCTTGGATTACGTGAAATAGTTAAAATAGAAGAAACTTGGGTTGGTTATCTATAGACGGTAAGGAGTGGGGTTGGGATGGGGTGAAAGATAGGGGGTGAacgatggggggggggggggggtgaacgaGTGATTGATAACGGAGGAAGTGCTAACAATGAAGGGACACACCTTTAAGGTGGTCACTCAAGTTTAATGTGTTTATACTGGCAGTTCACAGTGAATGAAGtgcatgcatgtttatttttctacttccaTTGTACAGCGCCTTATCTAAGTGTAATTTGAAGTCTTGTAAGATAATTTAATTGAGATTATTTAAGAGTCATGATATTTTTACTACACCACGAACCCAATAAATGCCGAGCAAGACAATTACTAGTTTTTGTTCTTACAATCTGCTTGACATGGTTTATACAAGAAGTTTCTGATTGAGGGCTATATAGTACGCCAAGATACTATAAAAGTTACACCTGTAGATAACTtcaatgaaacaaaattgataaaagaattgcttgatattttaaaatgctttaattaaaaaaaacccatttagaATTAATAACAATCTTCTTGATGCATGCAacaaatgatttgtttttcCTTGATAAGAGAAGACCCTTCCATGCAGGCCTTGTTTGAactaatataattttatcattgatGAGAACAATAGTTTATGGAGCGTGTGTATCTATTTAGCAAACAATAtaataaatgtcaataaaattaACGTTTTCTTTGATATCATCAATTCTTCGAGaatatcatcaaatttttaattcGCTTCGAATGATAGTTAAATTGGCAACAGTAAAAGGGCCCCGCCATGCAGCcatgcttttaaaattcaacaaatcAAATTCGACCTTGGCATGCTTTTCCTTATCGAATATTTACTTCCAACATATTAAAAATAGATCATCATACACATGCATGCATACGTCACCCTATcgtaatatcaatttaaataaatagaGATATCACATTTCTATTAATCCACCTATTTCTTCAGCAAACAAGGAAGTTGGACGGGTAGGTGAAGTATTTGAAGGCCAAAGCTGTTGTTCTACGTGGAAGCAAGTGACACGGGTAACTGGTTATTACACGTGGAGAACCCGACAGCCAATGAGAAACAGTTCCCCTAACAAGTAGTACTCAACAAATATATTTAACTACAGATCGCCGTCACACCAATAATCTGTGGGCCAAATTAAGCTACCCCTCGCgtgaaatggaaaaaattccCCTGCTGTGTTCTGGACATGCGTGACGAGATAATACAGAAAAGATAAGATTATTATTGATCGTCCGGTTATGAGGGGTCACTGCAAAATTATCAATATCCATGGTCGTTTTGCAAACTTTTTAATCTCTCAACTTCAATTCTTAAATCATGGACATTCAATTAATTGCATACTTATTTCAGTGTATTTCGGATAGAAAGGGTGCTGCcctttgatgtaaaaaaaacctaCGAGCTTAAGCAGTATAGTGTGTAtcataatttgttatcaattatagaatttttaatatattacatCAAGATTATTACAAACTTctagtaaaacaatttttttaatccgTACTTCTATTCTATAGAaacaaaaacacacaaaaacattttttattgttgtacatgtatattcctttgaCCACGTGTTGATAATCGCAAGTATAGTCGTAACCCATCATTCAATTCCATTGGTCAGTTTCATCACTGGTTCAGTGTTTGATATGCAAAATAGTATTGATTTCATTTCAGTTAATCGGTGCGTAATATGAAGATCAGCACGCCGGATAATGCATACCGACACGCCATTAGTGGAATGGCAGCAATTCTACAGTTAGTAACCGTTTTATATTACATCCTGCatagataaaatttaaaaggaTCGCATACTCAAATTTGAGCGGTTTAACATATCCTAATTTGTATCTAGCACAAGAACTAGTTCAAACCATCTCCTCCATAGGTAACGCGCAATTCTTGTCATCTCACTTGTCACGAACAGCCAATAAGTAACCTGCATTAAAATGCTATGGTCTTTACTCTAACCAATCTCTACCTCTATGAAACAGATGTGTCagctttattgaatttaatctaTGTGCTTTAAATATCATAACACTACCCGACAATACCACGGGTATTTCCATATATCCAATAATAAATCAGAAACAACATACATGACATGATTTATTAACAATGGCAGAATAAGGACTGTGTCAGCATTTTAAAaggatgaaaaattaaaacaatgcaaATAAAATGAGACATGATTACACGACAATGTTCATCAAAATGCAAGGTGACCATTACACTCCAGATCAATATGGCTTCGGTCTTCTGTCTTGTCGGCCACCACCCATGCCACCTCCCCTGAAAGAGTGAACATTTGTTTATTACATCTCTGAAAACCTAATATGCCAAAAACATTTACACTGCAAACAATATTCTGGCCAATTTATTCAATCAATATTCTGTAGGCAGCTATCAATTCTGTGAATAAGTTTATACCACTGTATAATGTGTCATGCAGCTTTATGAAATT is part of the Magallana gigas chromosome 3, xbMagGiga1.1, whole genome shotgun sequence genome and harbors:
- the LOC105335987 gene encoding uncharacterized protein; the encoded protein is MSLKKICPMLLLTFFCCQVESGRTNCRNPSSVRKLARGLSRYKLKDLPESFYLMDKLRNKVTVPPQYKGSVYVNLDNENTTCPATLENKLHVCPGYKVMEYDRFRIPSMMLQVHCKCNGCLGSPDKACVRLFYYTRVLRVTGCNKKGVYVYDYFWEKVSNGCVCIKNDRQTMPRG